The proteins below come from a single Leifsonia sp. 1010 genomic window:
- a CDS encoding amidase, with the protein MTFDVVETPIAELRRALEAGETTSEELVTAYLARIDAYDTAGPRLHAVVVRNPDALAEARASDARRSRGQTLGPLDGIPYTAKDSYLARGLTAAAGSPAFEHLVAQRDAFTIERLRAGGAILLGLTNMPPMANGGMQRGVYGRAESPYNGDYLTAAFGSGSSNGSGTATAASFAAFGLGEETWSSGRAPASNNALCAYTPSRGVISVRGNWPLVPTMDVVVPHTRTMADLLEVLDVIVADDPETRGDFWRAQPWVSIPRASELRPASYPDLAGSASLAGRRFGVPRMYINADPEAGTGDGGPSGRGGIGGATGQRIETRASVIALWERARRDLEAAGATVVEVDFPAVSNYEGDRAGAPSIAARGLVSPEFLRREIVDLSAWAWDDFLAANGDPALRTLADVDGERIFPHPAGALPDRYDGFEDDISDYPAWVRAHPGTALADIPELADGLRALEETRRVDLEEWMDGLGLDAVVFPAVADVGPADMDVNPASADLGWRNGVWVANGNLVPRHLGIPTVTVPMGTMSDIGMPVGLTFAGRAYDDARLLALASAFEATGERRTEPPRTPRLG; encoded by the coding sequence ATGACCTTCGACGTCGTCGAGACGCCCATCGCCGAGCTGCGGCGAGCGCTGGAGGCCGGCGAGACCACGAGCGAGGAGCTGGTCACGGCCTACCTCGCCCGGATCGACGCGTACGACACAGCCGGCCCGCGCCTCCACGCTGTGGTGGTCCGCAACCCGGACGCGCTCGCGGAGGCACGTGCCTCCGACGCCCGGCGGTCGCGCGGCCAGACCCTCGGTCCGCTCGACGGCATCCCGTACACCGCGAAGGACAGCTACCTCGCGCGCGGGCTCACCGCGGCGGCCGGTTCCCCGGCGTTCGAGCACCTGGTCGCCCAGCGCGACGCGTTCACGATCGAGCGCCTGCGCGCCGGGGGCGCCATCCTCCTCGGCCTCACCAACATGCCGCCGATGGCGAACGGCGGGATGCAGCGCGGCGTCTACGGGCGCGCCGAGTCCCCCTACAACGGCGACTACCTCACCGCCGCGTTCGGCTCCGGTTCGTCCAACGGTTCCGGCACGGCCACCGCAGCCAGCTTCGCGGCATTCGGCCTCGGCGAGGAGACCTGGTCGTCAGGCCGCGCCCCCGCATCCAACAACGCCCTCTGCGCCTACACGCCGTCGCGCGGCGTCATCTCGGTGCGCGGCAACTGGCCTCTGGTGCCGACGATGGATGTGGTGGTGCCGCACACGCGCACCATGGCCGACCTGCTCGAGGTTCTCGACGTGATCGTGGCCGACGACCCCGAGACTCGCGGGGACTTCTGGCGGGCGCAGCCGTGGGTCTCGATCCCGCGGGCGTCGGAGCTGCGGCCCGCGTCGTATCCCGACCTCGCCGGGAGCGCCTCGCTCGCCGGACGGCGATTCGGCGTGCCGCGGATGTACATCAACGCCGACCCGGAGGCGGGCACGGGCGACGGCGGACCGAGCGGCCGCGGCGGCATCGGCGGCGCCACCGGACAGCGGATCGAGACACGCGCGTCGGTGATCGCGCTCTGGGAGCGCGCCCGACGCGACCTGGAGGCAGCCGGAGCGACGGTCGTCGAGGTCGACTTCCCGGCGGTCAGCAACTACGAGGGCGACCGGGCCGGCGCACCCTCCATCGCGGCGCGCGGCCTGGTCAGCCCCGAGTTCCTCCGGCGAGAGATCGTGGACCTGTCGGCGTGGGCGTGGGACGACTTCCTCGCCGCCAACGGCGACCCAGCGCTGCGGACGCTCGCCGACGTCGACGGCGAGCGCATCTTCCCCCACCCGGCGGGCGCCCTGCCGGACCGCTACGACGGCTTCGAGGACGACATCTCCGACTACCCCGCCTGGGTGCGCGCGCATCCCGGCACGGCCCTCGCCGACATCCCGGAGCTGGCCGACGGCCTGCGCGCACTCGAGGAGACCCGGCGCGTCGACCTGGAGGAGTGGATGGACGGGCTCGGTCTCGACGCCGTCGTCTTTCCGGCCGTGGCGGACGTCGGACCGGCCGACATGGACGTGAACCCGGCCTCCGCCGACCTGGGCTGGCGCAACGGCGTCTGGGTCGCGAACGGCAACCTCGTGCCGCGGCATCTGGGCATCCCGACCGTGACCGTGCCGATGGGCACGATGAGCGACATCGGGATGCCGGTCGGCCTCACCTTCGCCGGCCGCGCGTACGACGACGCCCGGCTGCTCGCGCTGGCGTCTGCGTTCGAGGCGACCGGCGAGCGGCGCACCGAGCCGCCGCGCACACCGCGCCTCGGGTAG
- a CDS encoding M15 family metallopeptidase: protein MYSSKSRLFGAALSVAAASIVLGAALAGCTSAPTGSLAQPASAGGSVLGSGGLTDDDGYIADGSSLPLDSDLPAVARLDPALRSALEEAESAMEAEGSGSAITIADGWRSERYQEHLFAQAVKQYGSEEEAEKWVKRGSDSAHVRGEAVDIADAGAMDYLNRFGAEWGLCQVYANEAWHFELRTAPGGTCPPQSPDGRG from the coding sequence ATGTACTCCTCGAAGTCCCGACTGTTCGGGGCCGCCCTGTCGGTGGCGGCCGCATCCATCGTCCTCGGTGCCGCCCTCGCGGGCTGCACCTCCGCGCCGACCGGTTCCCTCGCGCAGCCGGCGAGTGCGGGCGGATCGGTGCTCGGCAGCGGCGGGCTCACGGATGACGACGGGTACATCGCGGACGGCTCGTCCCTCCCCCTCGACAGCGACCTTCCCGCGGTCGCCCGGCTCGACCCGGCGCTGCGGTCTGCGCTCGAGGAGGCGGAGTCCGCGATGGAGGCCGAGGGCAGCGGCTCCGCCATCACCATCGCGGACGGCTGGCGTTCCGAGCGGTACCAGGAGCACCTGTTCGCGCAGGCGGTGAAGCAGTACGGCAGCGAGGAGGAGGCCGAGAAGTGGGTGAAGCGCGGCAGCGACTCCGCCCACGTCCGCGGCGAGGCGGTCGACATCGCCGACGCCGGCGCGATGGACTACCTCAACCGCTTCGGCGCCGAGTGGGGCCTGTGCCAGGTCTACGCCAACGAGGCCTGGCACTTCGAGCTGCGCACGGCGCCGGGCGGCACCTGCCCGCCGCAGTCGCCCGACGGTCGCGGCTGA
- the argG gene encoding argininosuccinate synthase, which produces MSKVLSSLPVGERVGIAFSGGLDTSCAVAWMREKGAVPCTYTADIGQYDEPDIDAVPGRAKEYGAEIARLVDAKRALVEEGLIALQCGAFHIRSAGKTYFNTTPLGRAVTGVMLVRAMMEDGVEIWGDGSTYKGNDIERFYRYGLIANPRLRIYKPWLDSAFVEELGGRTEMSEWLVARGFPYRDPSEKAYSTDANIWGATHEAKRLEELDAGLDIVDPIMGVAAWRDDVDVTPETVSVRFEAGRPVAINGVEFDDPVALVLEANAIGGRHGLGASDQIENRIIEAKSRGIYEAPGMALLHIAYERLLNAIHNEDTVANYHNEGRRLGRLMYEGRWLDPQSLMLRESLQRWVGSAITGEVTVRLRRGDDYTILDTTGPGLSYHPEKLSMERVGNSAFGPGDRIGQLTMRNLDIADSRSRLEQYAAAGLIGGPTGALVGELEEGRARSILEGVEPVDEELSREIDLSSEGAAFDSGTD; this is translated from the coding sequence GTGTCCAAGGTTCTGAGCAGTCTGCCCGTCGGTGAACGAGTCGGCATCGCGTTCTCGGGAGGTCTCGACACCTCCTGCGCGGTCGCCTGGATGCGCGAGAAAGGCGCCGTGCCCTGCACGTACACCGCCGACATCGGCCAGTACGACGAGCCCGACATCGACGCGGTCCCCGGCCGCGCGAAGGAGTACGGCGCGGAGATCGCCCGGCTCGTCGACGCCAAGCGCGCGCTCGTCGAGGAGGGCCTCATCGCCCTGCAGTGCGGCGCGTTCCACATCCGCTCGGCCGGCAAGACCTATTTCAACACCACCCCGCTCGGCCGCGCGGTCACCGGCGTGATGCTGGTGCGCGCGATGATGGAGGACGGCGTCGAGATCTGGGGCGACGGCTCCACCTACAAGGGCAACGACATCGAGCGGTTCTACCGCTACGGCCTCATCGCCAACCCGCGTCTGCGCATCTACAAGCCGTGGCTCGACTCCGCGTTCGTGGAGGAGCTCGGCGGCCGCACCGAGATGAGTGAGTGGCTCGTCGCCCGCGGCTTCCCGTACCGCGACCCGAGCGAGAAGGCCTACTCGACCGACGCGAACATCTGGGGCGCCACCCACGAGGCGAAGCGCCTGGAGGAGCTGGATGCCGGGCTCGACATCGTCGACCCGATCATGGGCGTCGCCGCCTGGCGCGACGACGTCGACGTCACCCCCGAGACGGTGTCCGTCCGCTTCGAGGCCGGTCGCCCTGTCGCCATCAACGGCGTCGAGTTCGACGACCCGGTGGCCCTGGTGCTCGAGGCGAACGCGATCGGCGGCCGCCACGGCCTCGGCGCGTCCGACCAGATCGAGAACCGCATCATCGAGGCCAAGAGCCGCGGAATCTACGAGGCGCCGGGCATGGCCCTGCTGCACATCGCCTACGAGCGGCTGCTCAACGCCATCCACAACGAGGATACGGTCGCGAACTACCACAACGAGGGCCGTCGCCTCGGCCGCCTGATGTACGAGGGCCGCTGGCTCGACCCGCAGTCGCTGATGCTGCGCGAGTCGCTCCAGCGCTGGGTCGGCTCCGCCATCACCGGCGAGGTCACCGTGCGCCTGCGCCGCGGCGACGACTACACGATCCTCGACACGACCGGCCCGGGCCTCAGCTACCACCCGGAGAAGCTCTCGATGGAGCGCGTCGGCAACTCGGCGTTCGGCCCGGGCGACCGCATCGGCCAGCTGACCATGCGCAACCTCGACATCGCCGATTCCCGTTCGCGCCTCGAGCAGTACGCAGCCGCCGGGCTCATCGGCGGCCCGACCGGTGCGCTGGTCGGCGAGCTGGAGGAGGGCCGCGCGCGGTCGATCCTCGAGGGCGTCGAGCCCGTGGATGAGGAGCTCTCTCGTGAGATCGACCTCAGCTCCGAGGGCGCGGCGTTCGACTCCGGCACCGACTGA
- a CDS encoding MarR family transcriptional regulator: protein MDAHAAEAEEHRPENWPLGRLLGAASRAVERAWADALEERGLTHAGLIVLHLLELGFDSQSDLARMAHVEPQTMSRTVDRLEREGLVTRAPDPGDRRRHVLTITEAGRSAFEGVRGLEDEVFPAVDDPAAFRAALLQIVTARS from the coding sequence ATGGATGCGCACGCGGCGGAGGCGGAGGAGCACCGTCCCGAGAACTGGCCGCTCGGCCGGCTGCTCGGTGCCGCCTCCCGCGCCGTGGAGCGCGCCTGGGCCGACGCCCTGGAGGAGCGCGGCCTCACCCACGCCGGCCTGATCGTGCTGCACCTGCTCGAACTCGGCTTCGACTCCCAATCCGATCTCGCCCGGATGGCGCACGTCGAGCCGCAGACCATGTCGCGGACGGTCGACCGCCTGGAGCGCGAGGGCCTGGTCACCCGCGCCCCCGACCCGGGCGACCGGCGCCGCCACGTCCTCACCATCACCGAGGCCGGCCGATCGGCGTTCGAGGGCGTTCGCGGGCTCGAAGACGAGGTGTTCCCGGCGGTCGACGACCCGGCGGCGTTCCGCGCGGCCCTGCTGCAGATCGTCACCGCCCGGTCGTGA
- a CDS encoding helix-turn-helix domain-containing protein yields MSGNHVVAVLVLEGAKPLDVGIPAQVFSNRPSMPYEVRVCGPAPGLITGGDGLSYHVAEGLEALEHADTVFVPGYRTPATTDPPVAVVDALLAAHERGARLAAISTGAFALAATGLLDGKRATTHWHYTRQLAKRYPLVRVDENVLFVDEGDILTSAGAASGIDLCLHLVRRDHGVGLSNRVARRLVAAPYRSGGQAQFVPRSVPEPLGDLFAETREWALAHLAEPLTLESLARNARVSARTFSRRFVEDTGYTPMQWVLRARVDLARELLERSDLGVDQVAAQVGLGTAANLRMHFQRILGTSPTEYRRTFSA; encoded by the coding sequence GTGAGCGGCAATCACGTCGTCGCGGTGCTCGTGCTGGAGGGCGCGAAGCCGCTCGACGTCGGCATCCCGGCACAGGTGTTCTCCAACCGGCCGAGCATGCCGTACGAGGTGCGCGTGTGCGGTCCGGCGCCGGGTCTCATCACCGGCGGCGATGGCCTCTCGTATCACGTGGCGGAGGGCCTCGAGGCGCTGGAGCACGCCGACACCGTGTTCGTGCCCGGCTACCGCACGCCGGCGACGACCGATCCGCCCGTCGCCGTGGTGGATGCGCTGCTCGCCGCCCACGAGCGCGGCGCCCGGCTGGCGGCGATCTCCACCGGAGCCTTCGCCCTGGCGGCGACCGGCCTGCTCGACGGCAAGCGCGCGACGACGCACTGGCACTACACGCGTCAGCTGGCGAAGCGGTATCCGCTGGTCCGGGTGGATGAGAACGTGCTCTTCGTCGACGAGGGCGACATCCTCACCTCGGCAGGCGCAGCCTCCGGCATCGACCTGTGCCTCCATCTGGTGCGACGCGACCACGGCGTCGGCCTCTCGAACCGGGTCGCCCGCCGCCTCGTCGCGGCCCCCTACCGGAGCGGCGGTCAGGCGCAGTTCGTCCCGCGCAGCGTCCCGGAGCCTCTCGGCGACCTGTTCGCCGAGACCCGGGAGTGGGCGCTCGCGCACCTCGCCGAGCCGCTGACGCTCGAGAGCCTCGCGCGCAACGCCCGCGTCTCCGCCCGCACCTTCTCGCGGCGGTTCGTGGAGGACACCGGCTACACCCCGATGCAGTGGGTCCTCCGCGCCCGCGTCGACCTGGCGCGAGAACTGCTGGAGCGCTCCGATCTCGGCGTCGACCAGGTCGCGGCGCAGGTGGGCCTCGGCACGGCGGCGAACCTCCGGATGCACTTCCAGCGCATCCTCGGGACCTCGCCGACGGAGTACCGCCGCACGTTCTCGGCCTGA
- the gap gene encoding type I glyceraldehyde-3-phosphate dehydrogenase, with protein MTRIAINGFGRIGRNTLRALLERDSDLEVVAINDLTAPATLAHLLKYDSSLGRLGRTVEVDGDALVVDGRRIRVLAEREPADLPWGELGVDVVLESTGRFTSADAARAHLTAGAKRVLVSAPSDGADVTLAYGVNTDAFDPAQHVIVSNASCTTNALAPLAAVLDDLAGIEHGFMTTVHAYTQEQNLQDGPHRDLRRARAAAVNIVPTTTGAAKAIGLVLPQLDGKLSGDSIRVPVPVGSIVELNTTVERDVTRDEVLAAYRAAADGPLRGILDYADEPLVSSDITGQPASSIFDAALTRVDGRHVKVVAWYDNEWGFSNRVVDTLELLARA; from the coding sequence ATGACCCGCATCGCCATCAACGGTTTCGGCCGCATCGGCCGTAACACCCTCCGCGCTCTCCTCGAGCGCGACTCCGACCTCGAGGTCGTCGCCATCAACGATCTGACGGCGCCCGCCACCCTGGCCCACCTCCTGAAGTACGACAGCTCCCTCGGCCGCCTGGGCCGCACCGTCGAGGTCGACGGCGACGCCCTCGTCGTCGACGGCCGCCGCATCCGCGTGCTGGCCGAGCGCGAACCCGCCGACCTGCCGTGGGGCGAGCTCGGCGTGGATGTCGTGCTCGAGTCGACCGGACGCTTCACCTCGGCCGACGCCGCCCGTGCCCACCTCACCGCCGGCGCGAAGCGCGTGCTGGTCAGCGCTCCGTCCGACGGCGCCGACGTGACGCTGGCGTACGGCGTGAACACCGACGCGTTCGACCCCGCGCAGCACGTCATCGTGTCCAACGCCTCCTGCACCACGAACGCGCTCGCCCCGCTCGCGGCGGTCCTGGACGACCTCGCGGGCATCGAGCACGGCTTCATGACCACCGTCCACGCGTACACCCAGGAGCAGAACCTGCAGGACGGCCCGCACCGCGACCTCCGTCGTGCCCGCGCTGCCGCGGTCAACATCGTGCCGACCACGACCGGTGCCGCGAAGGCGATCGGTCTCGTACTCCCGCAGCTCGACGGCAAGCTGTCGGGCGACTCCATCCGCGTGCCCGTTCCCGTCGGCTCCATCGTCGAGCTGAACACGACCGTCGAGCGCGACGTCACGCGCGACGAGGTGCTGGCCGCCTATCGTGCGGCCGCGGACGGACCGCTGCGCGGCATCCTCGACTACGCCGACGAGCCCCTCGTCTCCAGCGACATCACCGGTCAGCCGGCGTCGTCGATCTTCGACGCGGCCCTCACCCGCGTCGACGGACGGCACGTCAAGGTCGTCGCCTGGTACGACAACGAGTGGGGCTTCTCCAACCGCGTGGTCGACACGCTGGAGTTGCTCGCCCGAGCCTGA
- a CDS encoding diacylglycerol/lipid kinase family protein: MPEQTRTAAIVVNPVKVDAPALREALRAAEERHGWAETLWIETTEDDPGSGQTEQALERNVDVVIAAGGDGTVRTVAEKLQGTGVPLALLPSGTGNLLARNLNLTLDDVGHALDSAFDGENRSIDVGVIELRDGSGPTRKHSYLVMAGVGIDAQMIAATDDDLKARHGWLAYVKAIGKVLRDKNELRLRYRLDDKGVRSVRAHTVLIGNCGSLPANILLLPEAAVDDGEFDIVVLRPEGFVGWVQIAVKIFWENGVLRRTTVGRRLMGADKEVRAMNYLKGREFVMRLSRPQEVDLDGDLFGRASALRTWVDPSSLKVKVPRSE; encoded by the coding sequence ATGCCCGAGCAAACGAGGACCGCCGCGATCGTCGTGAACCCGGTGAAGGTGGATGCGCCCGCCCTGCGCGAGGCGCTCCGAGCCGCTGAGGAACGGCACGGCTGGGCGGAGACGCTCTGGATCGAGACCACGGAGGACGACCCGGGCTCCGGGCAGACCGAGCAAGCGCTCGAGCGCAACGTGGATGTCGTGATCGCTGCCGGCGGCGACGGTACAGTCCGCACGGTCGCCGAGAAGCTCCAGGGCACCGGGGTGCCGCTGGCACTGCTGCCCTCCGGCACGGGCAACCTGCTCGCGCGGAACCTGAACCTCACCCTCGACGATGTGGGCCATGCCCTCGACTCGGCGTTCGATGGAGAGAACCGGTCCATCGACGTCGGCGTGATCGAGCTGCGCGACGGCAGCGGGCCGACGCGCAAGCACTCCTACCTGGTGATGGCCGGGGTCGGGATCGACGCCCAGATGATCGCCGCCACCGACGACGACCTCAAGGCCCGGCACGGCTGGCTCGCCTATGTGAAGGCGATCGGGAAGGTGCTGCGCGACAAGAACGAGCTCCGCCTGCGCTACCGGCTCGACGACAAGGGCGTGCGCTCGGTGCGGGCTCACACCGTCCTGATCGGAAACTGCGGGTCGCTGCCCGCGAACATCCTGCTGCTTCCCGAGGCCGCCGTGGACGACGGGGAGTTCGACATCGTCGTGTTGCGCCCGGAGGGGTTCGTCGGCTGGGTGCAGATCGCGGTCAAGATCTTCTGGGAGAACGGCGTCCTCCGGCGCACCACCGTCGGCCGGCGGCTGATGGGCGCCGACAAGGAGGTGCGCGCGATGAACTACCTCAAGGGCCGCGAGTTCGTGATGCGGCTCAGCCGCCCTCAGGAGGTGGATCTGGACGGCGACCTGTTCGGCCGCGCGTCCGCGCTCCGCACCTGGGTCGACCCGTCGAGCCTGAAGGTGAAGGTGCCGCGCTCCGAGTGA
- a CDS encoding serine/threonine-protein kinase gives MDERVLLDRYELEDRLGRGGMATVFRAHDRRLDREVAVKVFTSGAAVDDARRRTEATMLARLSHPHLVALHDAHLAADGDATPSFLVMELVDGEDLRSRLEHGPLPPDEVVEIAVGIAEALVVVHEAGMVHRDLKPGNILLAEARVPGGRPVVKLADFGIAHLIGSERITTVGTVIGTAGYLSPEQIFGGEPGPAADIYSLGLVVLEALTGVREFPGTPVEAVAARTARDPRIPSSLPEDWRGLLGAMTAREPSIRPTAWEVAVMARELAPQLAGWRPDEPTVATVAVGAAAGAAADASASATGDAEADDAAPTRILPSSTRGRRARPTDRRHRGLLVGGVAAAAVVVTASALALGTMLAPAAQPEGVTTPRPTPSVTAPPATVAPATTTETTEPTDPVVTSPSEDPAPTVPAPSDDKGPGKDRGPGKDTPGGGPGKNGGKGKG, from the coding sequence GTGGACGAACGAGTACTTCTCGACCGCTACGAGCTGGAGGACCGGCTCGGTCGCGGCGGTATGGCGACGGTCTTCCGCGCGCACGATCGGCGCCTGGACCGCGAGGTCGCCGTGAAGGTCTTCACCTCCGGCGCGGCCGTCGACGATGCGCGGCGGCGCACCGAGGCGACGATGCTGGCGCGGCTGAGTCATCCGCACCTGGTGGCGCTTCACGATGCGCACCTGGCGGCGGACGGGGATGCGACCCCGAGCTTTCTGGTGATGGAGCTGGTCGACGGTGAGGACCTCCGCTCGCGGCTCGAACACGGACCGCTTCCCCCGGACGAGGTGGTCGAGATCGCGGTCGGGATCGCGGAGGCGCTCGTCGTCGTCCACGAGGCGGGGATGGTCCACCGCGACCTGAAGCCGGGCAACATCCTGCTCGCCGAGGCCCGTGTTCCCGGCGGACGGCCGGTTGTGAAGCTCGCCGACTTCGGCATCGCGCACTTGATCGGCTCGGAGCGCATCACGACGGTCGGCACGGTGATCGGCACCGCGGGGTACCTGAGTCCGGAGCAGATCTTCGGTGGCGAGCCGGGACCGGCGGCGGACATCTACTCGCTCGGTCTCGTCGTGCTGGAGGCGCTGACCGGTGTCCGGGAGTTCCCCGGCACCCCCGTCGAGGCCGTGGCGGCCCGCACGGCGCGCGACCCGCGCATCCCCTCGTCGCTGCCGGAGGACTGGCGCGGACTGCTCGGCGCGATGACCGCGCGGGAGCCGTCGATCCGGCCCACGGCCTGGGAGGTCGCGGTGATGGCACGGGAACTCGCGCCGCAGCTGGCCGGGTGGCGGCCGGACGAGCCGACGGTGGCGACGGTCGCCGTCGGGGCGGCCGCGGGAGCGGCGGCAGACGCGTCCGCGTCGGCGACCGGCGACGCGGAAGCGGACGACGCCGCGCCGACGCGCATCCTCCCGTCGTCGACGCGTGGGAGGCGTGCGCGCCCGACGGATCGTCGCCACCGCGGTCTTCTCGTGGGCGGCGTGGCTGCAGCCGCTGTCGTGGTGACCGCGTCGGCACTCGCGCTCGGCACCATGTTGGCGCCCGCCGCGCAGCCGGAAGGGGTCACCACTCCACGGCCGACCCCCAGCGTGACGGCGCCGCCCGCGACGGTGGCCCCCGCGACGACGACGGAGACGACCGAACCGACCGACCCGGTCGTCACGTCTCCGAGCGAGGACCCGGCTCCCACCGTTCCGGCACCGTCTGACGACAAGGGTCCGGGCAAGGACAGGGGACCGGGCAAGGACACTCCGGGCGGCGGTCCTGGGAAGAACGGCGGCAAGGGCAAGGGCTGA
- a CDS encoding MarR family transcriptional regulator, with translation MKHEPETPRPDTAVLEALQVYRAAEAAMRRRTGAAMGIGENDLLALRLILDNTSAGRPTFAKDVSAYLGVSSASTTLLIDRLVRGGFVERRQSTVDKRSVELVPTLAAQGDTGPMLAAAQEQIAAATAELSPDEAETVTRFLTKMRQTVDRIAAERAAARPKRT, from the coding sequence GTGAAGCACGAACCGGAGACGCCGCGGCCAGACACGGCCGTGCTCGAGGCGTTGCAGGTCTACCGTGCGGCCGAGGCGGCGATGCGACGCCGCACGGGGGCGGCCATGGGGATCGGCGAGAACGACCTGCTCGCCCTCCGGCTCATCCTCGACAACACGTCCGCCGGTCGTCCGACCTTCGCCAAAGACGTGAGCGCGTATCTCGGCGTCTCGAGCGCATCCACCACCCTCCTCATCGACCGGCTGGTGCGCGGAGGTTTCGTCGAGCGACGACAGAGCACGGTCGACAAGCGGTCCGTCGAACTCGTCCCCACGCTCGCCGCGCAGGGCGACACCGGCCCGATGCTGGCGGCGGCGCAGGAGCAGATCGCCGCGGCGACCGCGGAGCTCAGCCCCGACGAAGCCGAAACCGTTACGCGGTTCCTCACCAAGATGCGGCAGACCGTAGACCGCATCGCCGCCGAGCGCGCCGCCGCTAGGCCGAAACGAACCTGA
- a CDS encoding DUF6458 family protein, whose product MSLGAGIFLVVVGAILAFAINVQVAWIDLHLVGYILMFAGVIGIIIGIVLLTRRRTSVATTRTAVDPATGERVTRRTGESDDIV is encoded by the coding sequence ATGAGCCTCGGCGCTGGCATCTTCCTGGTCGTGGTGGGCGCGATCCTCGCGTTCGCCATCAACGTCCAGGTGGCCTGGATCGATCTCCACCTGGTGGGCTACATCCTGATGTTCGCCGGCGTCATCGGCATCATCATCGGGATCGTGCTGCTCACTCGGCGTCGCACCTCCGTCGCCACCACCCGCACGGCCGTCGATCCTGCGACGGGCGAGCGCGTGACGCGCCGGACGGGCGAGTCGGACGACATCGTCTGA
- a CDS encoding pyridoxal phosphate-dependent decarboxylase family protein, with product MSIGGSMTQQPAQPHDRMHAVTPETRELVDLVLDYSRRRILSEDTPLDKPLPEYELRRLAGQTVSENGIGAERALALFEHVLAPACITTDHPSYLSFIPTAPTKAATAFDLVVSASAVYGGSWLEGSGAVYAENQVLAWLAAEFGLPATAGGVFVQGGTLGNLSALVAARDAARTERGNPAGRWVIVCSSEAHSSVSSAARVMDVDVVAVSPGESGVLSGDAVRPALEEYGDAVFAVVATGGSTNFGIVDDIASIAALKSDFSFWLHVDGAYGLAGMLSPLARDRFAGVENADSVIVDPHKWLFAPFDACALIYRDPEAGRRAHTQHAEYLDTLTETTEWSPSDYAAHLTRRARGLPFWFSLASHGAGAYRDAVTASIRLAERVAEEIERRDGFRLVRRPQLSVVVFEREGWTKEDYALWSARLLEEQRAFVTPSSHAGRPNTRFAVLNPLTTFDNLVGILDSME from the coding sequence ATGTCGATCGGAGGTTCCATGACTCAGCAGCCCGCTCAGCCCCACGACCGCATGCACGCGGTGACACCGGAGACCCGTGAACTGGTCGACCTGGTGCTCGACTACTCGCGCCGGCGCATCCTCAGCGAGGACACCCCGCTCGACAAGCCGCTGCCCGAGTACGAGCTGCGCCGTCTGGCCGGGCAGACCGTCTCCGAGAACGGCATCGGGGCCGAGCGTGCGCTCGCCCTCTTCGAGCACGTCCTCGCCCCCGCGTGCATCACCACCGACCACCCGAGCTACCTGTCGTTCATCCCGACGGCCCCGACGAAAGCCGCCACCGCGTTCGACCTCGTCGTCTCGGCCAGCGCCGTCTACGGCGGCTCGTGGCTGGAGGGATCCGGCGCGGTGTACGCGGAGAACCAGGTGCTGGCGTGGCTGGCGGCCGAGTTCGGGCTTCCCGCGACGGCCGGCGGCGTCTTCGTGCAGGGCGGGACCCTCGGAAACCTCTCCGCCCTGGTGGCGGCGCGGGATGCGGCCCGCACCGAGCGCGGCAACCCGGCCGGCCGCTGGGTGATCGTCTGCAGCTCCGAGGCGCACTCGTCGGTCTCGTCCGCGGCACGGGTGATGGATGTGGACGTCGTCGCCGTCTCACCGGGGGAGAGCGGTGTGCTCAGCGGCGACGCGGTGCGCCCGGCGCTGGAGGAGTACGGCGACGCGGTGTTCGCGGTCGTCGCCACCGGCGGCTCCACGAACTTCGGCATCGTCGACGACATCGCATCCATCGCCGCGCTGAAGTCGGACTTCTCGTTCTGGCTGCACGTCGACGGCGCCTATGGACTCGCGGGGATGCTGTCGCCGCTGGCCCGCGACCGTTTCGCCGGCGTGGAGAACGCGGACTCGGTGATCGTCGACCCGCACAAGTGGCTGTTCGCGCCGTTCGACGCCTGCGCCCTGATCTACCGCGACCCGGAGGCCGGGCGACGCGCGCACACCCAGCACGCCGAGTACCTCGACACGCTGACCGAGACGACGGAGTGGAGCCCTTCCGACTACGCAGCGCACCTCACCCGCCGGGCCCGGGGGCTGCCGTTCTGGTTCTCGCTGGCATCGCACGGAGCCGGCGCCTACCGCGATGCGGTGACCGCATCCATCCGGCTGGCCGAGCGCGTGGCCGAGGAGATCGAGCGGCGCGACGGCTTCCGCCTGGTGCGCCGGCCGCAGCTCTCGGTGGTCGTGTTCGAGCGCGAGGGGTGGACGAAGGAGGACTACGCCCTGTGGTCTGCCCGGCTGTTGGAGGAGCAGCGTGCGTTCGTCACTCCGAGTTCGCACGCGGGCCGGCCGAACACCCGTTTCGCCGTCCTGAACCCGCTGACCACGTTCGACAACCTGGTGGGCATCCTCGACTCGATGGAGTGA